TGCTTCTGAAATTAAAGAAGGAGTTACTACATTATATCTAGATAAATTAGCCGAAGAATTCATACGTGATCACGGTGCAGTTCCTAGTTTCTTAGGATTATACGGTTTCCCGAATTCACTTTGTATGAGTCCGAATTCTCAGGTTGTACACGGAATTCCGAATAATATTCCTTTACAAAGCGGTGATGTAATTTCTGTAGACTGCGGTGCTTTTAAAAATGGATATCATGGAGATCATGCTTACAGTTTCGAAATTGGAGAAGTTGCTCCTGAAGTTAAAAAACTTTTGCAGGTAACTAAAGAATCTCTTTACGTTGGAATTAGAGAATTTAAAGCTGGAAATCGTGTAGAAGATGTTGGAAATGCGATTCAAAAATATACTGAAGCTCACGGTTACGGTGTTGTTCGTGAATTAGTTGGACACGGTGTTGGACAAAAAATGCACGAAGAACCAGAAATGCCAAACTACGGAAAACGCGGACGCGGGAAACTTTTTGTTGAAGGAATGGTTGTGGCAATTGAACCTATGATCAACATGGGAACACGTAATATCAAACAACACAAAGACGGCTGGACAATTACAACCGCAGACGGAAAACCTAGCGCACATTTCGAACATGACGTAGCTTTAGTTGATGGAAAACCGGAATTATTATCGACTTTCCAATACATCTACAAAGCTTTAGGAATCGAAAGCAATGAAGAAGACGAATTCAGAAAAGTACCGTTGGTGTTATAACACAGATTTCACGAATTTGCACGGATTAGTGTTACCGTAAAATTACACTGAATGAATGTTTGAATGATGAGTGAATTATATTTAAGAGACGAATCCTATAAAATTATTGGGATTTGTATGGAAGTCCATAAAATTTTAGGAAAAGGACATAGTGAAAAGGTTTATGGAGATGCTTTAGAATATGAATTTCAACGAAATGAGATTCCGTACAATAGAGAATTAAGATATAATATTACTTATAAAGATATCATATTACCAAGTTACTATTTTGCAGATTTTGTTATTTTCGATGAAATTATTTTAGAACTTAAAGCAATTACATCATTAACAACAAGCGAGATAAAACAAACATTAAATTATTTGGCTGCATCAAAAAACAAACTTGGTTTATTAGTCAATTTTGGAGAAGACAGCCTCAAATACAAAAGAATAATATTATAACCCAAATCAAAAGTTCGTGAAATTTCACCGCAACGATAATTAGTGTCAATTTGTGAAATTCGTGTTCAAATTTATTTAACTGTGAAAAAACTTTTTAAATTAGTTTTAAATACTATTCCCCGCCCTTTATTAATTCGTTTGAGTTATGTGGCGCGACCAATTTTAGCATTCTCATTAAAAGGAGATAAATTTACTGATCCAATTGATGGCAGAGGTTTTAAATCTTTTCTTCCGTACGGATACGGAAAGCAGCGTAATAATGTGCTTTCGCCAAGTACACTTTCGTTAGAAAGACACCGCTTGCTTTGGCTGTATTTAAACGATCAGACTGATTTTTTTACCGCACCAAAAAAAGTTTTGCACTTTGCTCCGGAGCAGGCTTTTTACAAAAGATTCCGCAACCAGAAAAACTTGGATTACACGACAACCGATTTGTTTTCGCCTTTGGCCGATGTAAAAGCAGATATTTGTAATTTGCCTTTTAAAGACAACGAATATGATGTTATTTTATGTAATCACGTTTTAGAACATATTCCGGATGATACAAAAGCAATGCAGGAATTACACCGTGTTTTAAAACCGGGCGGAATGGCGATTTTACAAATTCCACAAGATTTAAACCGCGAAGTTACGTTTGCAGACGATTCTATTACAGATCAAAAAGAACGTGCTAAAATCTTCGGACAATACGATCACGTTCGCATTTACGGACGCGATTATTTCAACAAATTACGAAGCATTGGTTTTATTGTTATTGAAGAAGATTATACGAATAAAATTGCACCAGAATTGGTAGAAAAATACTGTTTAGCAAAAGGAGAAATTATTCCGCTTTGTTTTAAACAGGAAAACTAATTTTTCTCCATACAATGATATAAGTTCATTTAAAAAGAGTTTTCAAATTATTGATATTTTGAAAACTCTTTTTATTTTTTTGCCCAATCCTAAATTATAAGCCAACCAAATCCCTAAACCTTGGAACCTACAAAATCATTTCAATTTTGTTTTGACATTAGTTTTGACAAAAATCTTAATGCCCATATTCCAACATCTTATATCGTTGAGAATACTGATGAAATTAAATATTTAGATAAAAAAGCAAGTCCCGGCGTAATGCAGAGTTTCGGAATTGTTTTTGATGATTTAGATTCTAACACCAAAAAAATTCTAACAGCTTGCGAATCTTTAAAAC
The genomic region above belongs to Flavobacterium sp. and contains:
- a CDS encoding methyltransferase domain-containing protein, with protein sequence MKKLFKLVLNTIPRPLLIRLSYVARPILAFSLKGDKFTDPIDGRGFKSFLPYGYGKQRNNVLSPSTLSLERHRLLWLYLNDQTDFFTAPKKVLHFAPEQAFYKRFRNQKNLDYTTTDLFSPLADVKADICNLPFKDNEYDVILCNHVLEHIPDDTKAMQELHRVLKPGGMAILQIPQDLNREVTFADDSITDQKERAKIFGQYDHVRIYGRDYFNKLRSIGFIVIEEDYTNKIAPELVEKYCLAKGEIIPLCFKQEN
- a CDS encoding GxxExxY protein, with the translated sequence MSELYLRDESYKIIGICMEVHKILGKGHSEKVYGDALEYEFQRNEIPYNRELRYNITYKDIILPSYYFADFVIFDEIILELKAITSLTTSEIKQTLNYLAASKNKLGLLVNFGEDSLKYKRIIL
- the map gene encoding type I methionyl aminopeptidase, with protein sequence MIIQKTREEIELMRESALIVSKTLGMIASEIKEGVTTLYLDKLAEEFIRDHGAVPSFLGLYGFPNSLCMSPNSQVVHGIPNNIPLQSGDVISVDCGAFKNGYHGDHAYSFEIGEVAPEVKKLLQVTKESLYVGIREFKAGNRVEDVGNAIQKYTEAHGYGVVRELVGHGVGQKMHEEPEMPNYGKRGRGKLFVEGMVVAIEPMINMGTRNIKQHKDGWTITTADGKPSAHFEHDVALVDGKPELLSTFQYIYKALGIESNEEDEFRKVPLVL